A segment of the Coffea arabica cultivar ET-39 chromosome 8c, Coffea Arabica ET-39 HiFi, whole genome shotgun sequence genome:
CCTTCTcctcctccctccctcccttccTTCCCTCTTCCCCTCTTCTCCCTTCTTTCTCGTCACATTcttcccctctcctccctcccctcTTCTCCTCCTCCCCCTTTCCCCACTCTCCCCACCACCTCCTCCCCTTTTTCCCTCCCCTCACCACCCTCCTCCCCCAGCTCCAGCCTGCTCACTCCTTCAGCTCTGGAAACCAGACCAAAGAAACCCTTACTAGTCATCCGACCTTCCTCACCTTCTGCTTTGCCTTCTCCCATGAAATCCTACCGACCTGAGGTTGTCAATGAAAGAATTAGGATTTACTAGCCGTTGGACCAATCGTGGTACCATGGCTGCATCAAACTTTTCGATGAAATCTCTGGTAAGCATTTGGTTCTCTATGATGATGCAGATGAGGAATTATTGAACCTTGCCGAGGAAAAGATTGAGTGGCCGGTTGAGGAGGAACCTGTCAGGGGGAGGGAGAAGCGGAAGAAGGCGGCGGGGAGAGGGGATGGGAGGAGGAGAGGAAGGGAAGAGGAAGGAGGAAaagaggggaggggaggagagaaagaaaagaaaaaatagtggCCGGTGGGGCACCGCCGGAGTTGCTGTGCGGTGGTTCTGGTGGTGGGTTGGTTGAGGttgggggaggaagaagaagaatagaaaGAAGGGATTTGTGTGTTTTTGGGTATTGTAAGGtgtgtatttttaaaattttggggagttttttgaggttaccgtagctaaagttgttaaaaattttGTAGGAGAAAAACTTGTTTGCCAAACAGGGCCTTAGATTAAAAGCTCCTGTTATACTTAAATGGTGTCAGAATGACTTATTTCTTACCCCCTCCCCCCTTTTTTCATTCTACTATCTTTCCTTTGCATATTCTAGGTTTTTTCTGCTCTGCTTGGTTCTTTTGGAATAGCAGGTGTTGGAAGTGGCAGTGAAGGGATTGATCTTAATGTAAGTTTTTGAAGATTTTCCACTATCAACCTCGCATACTCTTTTGGGGCATTTTGTTGTAATTTCTACAAATTTAATACGTGCTAATTCTACTGTTGGCAATGATaaagtttcatgtttttagACTTATCTTCAATGAATGGCTGTTTACCTGTTTTAATTGACAGTAAACTTGTGACGTATTCATGAAATGGCATTTAAACCATGGAGTCCTGCTTTGGCAGGGTCATAGATTTTGCATTCAGGTTATGAGTTTTCTTTGGACTTGCTAGACATTTGTAAAGGAGTTGTATATCCATGAATCATGACATTAATTGCTGATATTACACTAGCAGAGCTATTGTGACTTCACCTGTTACAGTTATACTTGGTTGACCTGCTTAGTGTAAATCAGCATGCTTTTTGTGCAGCTTTATATACTTCTTGTGCCTTAGGCACTGTATTGTTTCCTTAAGGTACTGTTCCACTGAACTGAAAAATAACTGAATAGTGCTAGCAAAGATCTtatgttttctttcttcaatGTTTGGTTCGACATGACTTGGCAGAAACCAACTTTCACTCTAATTTTCACCATTTAACAAGCATGCTAAaaagatttcttttcttttcactttcagTCTGCTTTGCACTTCCTGACTTTTCTTTAAGAATTTTCCAGAGTTTAGGTGGAGCCTTTGTGTGAAGGGGTGTTCGAGCTCAATAATCATAAAATATGACTGAATATGTATTAATTTTATTTGtctcaacttttcttttctttttttttttctttttgcgtACTATGATTTCAGGAGCATCCACTAGAAAGGATTCTAaacagccctagtcttggtGGTCTAAGAAATTCTAGCAGGCCACAGACAGACCAAGCTGATTCAAGGGGACAAGCAATAAATGATTCTGGTAGTTTCTCTGTTCCAACTGCTGATTCTGTGGAGTCCCTCCAGCCGCCTGTAAGTTTCTTgtgttattattatcattattatatttttcatgCAGGAAGCATTCTCTTATTGTCATGGAATCAAGAACAAATTACAATACAGTAATATGTTGAATTCTTAATACcttttttttgaagaatttaACAATATATTGATTATGTTCTTGGTATTTTTTCTGTTCTCAACTTTCTGGAAGCACTTATTTTGCAAAGCATGGGTGCTTTAGGGAGTGACAAGAGTCAAGATTCCTGGTAGTTTGTCCTTCAGGAGAATATTCTTCTTTTGGTGATTAGAGGATTAGCTTTTGGTCTTCTGCTTCCTGTTCTTATTTTCAGAGGAACTAAGAAAGCAATATTGGATGTGATTCACatcttcctaaacaagcaaCTTATTTGAGGATCTGATGCTACAATTTGGTGCTCCCCTGCACCATCTTTTTCAAACCCTCTGGCACAGAAAACTAAAGGAAACTTTAGATAGCAGGACTAGATTACTAGGATTAATGAAGAGTGCGTTTCTAAAACTACTATTAGACTTAGAAATAAGGCATACCTACCAGAATATTGAACGAGAACTAATATAACGCTAACATGCTCCTGCATCACTCTCAGTCTGCATAGCAAGGCTAGTTAACAATTATATTGAGTTTGATTTTTCTTGCAGATTATCCCTGATTCTTTAGCAACTTTGTCCCAGAACTTAAATCGTTTGAGGCAGGAATTTGTTGCCAATGGTCAGGAAGCTTTTCTGCTCTTGAAATCTTAGTTTGTGTCTCCATTTCTCTGAGAGATTCCCTTATGGTGTTTGCAGTTCAAGAACAGACCAACGTAAGTCAGGCTGTTGGCATTCGTGGGAGGGATGGACAAAATTCAGATGCGGCATCAGTTTCTACTGTCCAAAGAGGACTTCCAACACCGGCATCCTTGGCAGATGTGATGCTGACTGCAAGACAGATTCTCAATGAACAAGTAGAAGAGTGCTTATTGGTATGTGATTGCTTTTATGACTTTTGTTAGTGAAAATATCTTGAGATTCTGATCTTATGATGTTGTGTGAGAGACAAGAAAGTAGGCTGCGAATAAAGCTTATGGATTTGAGAAGTCATATGGTTTCAGTTCTGACAAAAGTAACAATGCTGCTATCTTAAGCTGAGATTAAAAATTCTTTAACTgaattttgtttaataaaagtTCTTTTGGTGAGTTTCAGtcccttttttttgttgtaaagTGAGAAATATCATTGGGGATCAGAAGATGTGGAAGGAAAGATTAACTTGCCACTGGGCGTATAAATTTTCTTGGTGCCCTGAGTGCGGAAAGTGTTGCTTCCATTCCCCAGATCTGCAATAAAATACATTAAAGGTTTGGTCAGGGAGATCATAAGCAAGAACAGCTGCCCCAAAAGGATGAGAAAAGAACACAAAAAGAAGAGGGACATGGATCCGGATATGGCAAAAATTGGTCTTGATACACTAACCTGGGATGCCCAAACTTGTTATGTTTCTTGTAAGCTTGTTGGACAAACTGACTTTATGCTTGTTTTCAGCTTGTACTTTTCTTGCTGGCCTTCACTTTTTGCTAATGTGGAAGCTTGCTTGTGGTCTTTAGCTAATGCGGGGCATTCAGGTAGAACGTTGCCATTGTCCATTCTGACATTgcaaaaagaaacaataatccaataaaagTTAGATGTAAACTATGAGATAGAATTGGTGTGGTTAGTTGAAGAGTATTCTTTATACCAACCCCAAAGGTCTGGCTGGCTGATTCACTAGCTTTCCAGGGTTTGTCTTGGCCAAAAACTGCGGAAGGCAGGCATGATAAActgatagattttttttttcttactgCTTTTGTCTATATGATAGGACATCATTACTGTTATGATTATATTTAACAATCTTGTTATAAGAGTATGGTTAATGAACCttgttgttttcttgatttctttttatttagcTACTTGCAAGACAGCTGGAGGATCACGCAAATGTGACTGATGCTTCAGAACGAGTGAGAATTCAATCTAGTGCTCTAAGATCGGGAATTCTTCTTCAAAACTTGGGGGCCGTGCTACTTGAGCTTGCTCGGACAACAATGACGTTGCGGATGGGGCAAACACCGGTATGTTTAACTACGTTGTGAACGTCggaattagctgaaataaaattaCATCTGTTCCCGTACTCGTAGTTTTAGATGGCAAATTCAAAAACCTTGGGAATCATTTTGTTTTATCTGCCAACCATGGTAATAACCCCCGTCTCTTACTCAGGCCGAAGCTATCGTAAATGCAGGGCCTGCTGTGTTCTTATCGCCAAGTGGTCCCAATCCTATAATGGTTCAGGTGATAATAAAGTCcaataaatgtatttatttcCATTTGTGTAGCATGTTTGAGTTGTATACTAATGCTTTTTCTTTGAACTACATGTAGCCACTTTCTTTTCAACTGGGAACAGGGTTTGGTGCGACTGGTGGAACTGTCCAACAGAGCTCTGGAATTCCTGCTGGATCTGGTGGTTCTGGCGTCTTTCCAAGGAATATTGATATCAGAATCCGAACAGGTACTCTGCCACATCTAGTCCTGTTtgtatcttgaaattcaacttcTGAATGGCATTCAAAATATTTGCCCTGTTGGCTTGTGAATGGGTTCTTTGATCTGAATTAAATATTCTCACGGAGAATCTGCTTTCATCTAGTGGCTAAAGAGATTCTTGATTGCCTTTCCATCTGTTACATTATTTGGTGACGATTTTTGTGTTGCTTGTGTTTAGTTGCTGTGCCAGCAAGTGCAAATCGAAGAGAGTCAAATGGTGCACAGAATCATGGATCGACTGTTCCTGCAGCTATTAATACTGGAAATTCTGCTCAACAAGGAACTGGAAGAGGATCTGGAAGCCCTGCTACTAGAGATCCTGAAGTGCGGGTAGTTCCCATTAGGACTGTAGTTGCTGCTGTTCCTGCTTCTGGTGGACGAGCAACTTCTGATCCGTCACGTGGTACAATGGGGATGATACTTCCCATTTTTGCTAGAGTTCAGCGTGTTACTTCTGGAATTTCAGGTGGTGCTAGAGGTGATCTAGCATCTGATCAACCTCATACCCATCCTGTTGAACAGGGAAGCCAATCCATCCCTAATTCAGCACTTCAGCATGAAAACGTTCATGTGGTTGGCGTAGATGGTGACAGTAGTTCAGTTGGTGAAGCGGCGGAGGGTCCAGGATATCCTTCCCAGTTTATGAGTCGACTTGAACAGTTGCTGAGGGGAGTGTTTGCTAGTGATCATCTACAGGATGACAGTGGTAATTCCCAGGTTAGAGATGCAGATGGTGTTACCAGGCATGTTGGAGCTGCTGAAAATGGCAATCGTCCTGATGCAGCAGAAGCAGCAGCAAGTGACGAGGGAGCCTTTCTGTCCAACGTATTGCGTCAGATTATGCCCATTATATATGAAAACGGAGGAGGATCTGGTTCTAATGACTCGTCTTCAGGTGGACAAACTACTGAAGAGAGGAACACACAAGGGTCATCGACACAAGGTGAAGGGAATGGGAATCGTGCATCCTCCTCTCGTCGGCAGGAAGACCCTCCGGCTGCTGAGCAGCCAGATCCAAAACGGC
Coding sequences within it:
- the LOC113705387 gene encoding ubiquitin-like domain-containing protein CIP73, which translates into the protein MAGNGDDNRVVSGKDEANCSETTVEIKIKTLDSQTYTLRVDKCVPVPALKEQIAVVTGVLSEQQRLICRGKVLKDDQLLSAYHVEDGHTLHLVVRQPVVPSSEGSPNPATDPASTGGRSQGSRGPGVVVGSFNISEQDGSFPDLSRVFSALLGSFGIAGVGSGSEGIDLNEHPLERILNSPSLGGLRNSSRPQTDQADSRGQAINDSGSFSVPTADSVESLQPPIIPDSLATLSQNLNRLRQEFVANVQEQTNVSQAVGIRGRDGQNSDAASVSTVQRGLPTPASLADVMLTARQILNEQVEECLLLLARQLEDHANVTDASERVRIQSSALRSGILLQNLGAVLLELARTTMTLRMGQTPAEAIVNAGPAVFLSPSGPNPIMVQPLSFQLGTGFGATGGTVQQSSGIPAGSGGSGVFPRNIDIRIRTVAVPASANRRESNGAQNHGSTVPAAINTGNSAQQGTGRGSGSPATRDPEVRVVPIRTVVAAVPASGGRATSDPSRGTMGMILPIFARVQRVTSGISGGARGDLASDQPHTHPVEQGSQSIPNSALQHENVHVVGVDGDSSSVGEAAEGPGYPSQFMSRLEQLLRGVFASDHLQDDSGNSQVRDADGVTRHVGAAENGNRPDAAEAAASDEGAFLSNVLRQIMPIIYENGGGSGSNDSSSGGQTTEERNTQGSSTQGEGNGNRASSSRRQEDPPAAEQPDPKRQKRD